Proteins encoded by one window of Lathyrus oleraceus cultivar Zhongwan6 chromosome 1, CAAS_Psat_ZW6_1.0, whole genome shotgun sequence:
- the LOC127080972 gene encoding uncharacterized protein LOC127080972 yields MCSVFPLYFNFTKPFKYLHRFTFSHFSLLPFFPNSKTQTNISLSLTHKTNMSTPSPSSSSSSIWILSNIKLQFFTRIKRFLQSKATRKRCDVSEQPHKVEQISTLQVADNHVQDEEMEEAEESEILLQKTVKMLHFGTWEEKEVAAKEIETLVKQDVKVRKLITELGVVPVLVSMVASTVVSRRRAGLSALIYLADGTYTNKAMIVEAGILSKLPKTIDLIDESTMNEFAELVLSLSSLANTQFPFPSLDFVPFLKDILKKDTNVDTKRSCLGALYNISTMLENASTLVSYGLVPILLELSLVKEISEKALATLGNLLVTLMGKKEMEKSSMVPQNFVEVLSWEDKPKCQELSVYILMILAHQSLDQREKMAQARIVPMLLEVVLLGSPLAQKRAMKLLQWFKNERQVKMGPHSGPQTPRFAMGSPLNQRDSKEGKNLMKNLVKQSLHKNLEIITQRANLNGESSKIKSFVVSTSSKSLPY; encoded by the exons ATGTGCTCTGTATTTCCCCTGTATTTTAACTTCACAAAGCCCTTCAAATACCTTCATCGATTCACTTTCTCTCACTTCTCTCTTCTTCCTTTCTTTCCAAACTcaaaaacacaaacaaatatctctctctctctcactcacaAAACTAACATGTCAACTCCTtcaccatcttcttcttcttcttcaattTGGATTCTGTCTAACATCAAGCTTCAATTCTTCACTCGTATCAAACGTTTTCTCCAATCCAAAGCAACCCGAAAGCGCTGCGACGTCTCCGAACAGCCTCACAAAGTTGAACAAATTTCAACACTTCAAGTTGCTGACAACCATGTTCAGGATGAGGAGATGGAGGAGGCGGAGGAAAGTGAAATTCTGCTGCAAAAGACCGTCAAAATGCTTCACTTTGGAACCTGGGAAGAGAAAGAGGTTGCTGCAAAAGAGATTGAAACTTTAGTTAAACAAGATGTCAAAGTTAGAAAGTTGATAACAGAACTTGGGGTCGTGCCGGTTTTGGTATCCATGGTGGCGTCCACGGTGGTTAGTCGCCGGAGAGCAGGGCTGTCGGCGTTGATCTACCTTGCCGATGGAACTTACAC GAACAAAGCTATGATAGTGGAGGCAGGAATATTATCCAAACTACCTAAGACAATTGACCTTATAGATGAGTCAACCATGAATGAGTTTGCAGAGTTAGTTCTATCATTATCATCACTTGCAAACACACAATTCCCCTTTCCTTCATTAGATTTTGTACCATTTCTCAAAGACATTCTTAAAAAAGACACAAATGTTGACACCAAAAGATCATGTTTAGGAGCCTTATACAACATATCAACCATGCTGGAAAATGCAAGCACTTTGGTTTCTTATGGTCTTGTCCCAATTTTATTGGAACTTTCTTTAGTGAAAGAAATTTCAGAAAAAGCACTTGCTACTTTAGGTAACTTGTTGGTTACTCTAATGGGAAAAAAGGAAATGGAGAAAAGTTCAATGGTGCCACAAAATTTTGTTGAGGTTTTGTCATGGGAAGACAAACCAAAATGTCAAGAGTTGTCGGTTTATATTTTGATGATTTTGGCACATCAAAGTTTGGATCAAAGAGAGAAAATGGCACAAGCTAGGATTGTTCCTATGCTTCTTGAAGTTGTTTTGTTGGGGAGTCCTTTAGCTCAAAAGAGAGCTATGAAACTATTGCAATGGTTTAAGAATGAGAGGCAAGTTAAGATGGGGCCACATTCTGGTCCACAAACACCAAGATTTGCAATGGGGTCACCTTTGAATCAAAGAGATAGTAAAGAAGGGAAGAATTTGATGAAGAATTTGGTGAAACAAAGTTTGCATAAGAATTTGGAAATAATAACTCAAAGAGCGAATTTAAATGGAGAGTCCTCAAAAATTAAGTCGTTCGTTGTCAGCACAAGTTCCAAGAGTTTGCCTTATTGA